One window of Opisthocomus hoazin isolate bOpiHoa1 chromosome 15, bOpiHoa1.hap1, whole genome shotgun sequence genomic DNA carries:
- the LOC104329078 gene encoding parvalbumin beta has protein sequence MDSTQYYFSFCSSFDMALAGILTEAEIAAGLQSCQAADSFDYKTFFAKVGLNSESKDQLTKVFGFLDQDRSGFIEEYELKFFLQNFSASARALTDAETKAPLVAGDSDGDGQIGVDEFQALVKS, from the exons ATGGACTCTACTCAGTATTACTTTTCATTTTGCAGTAGCTTTGACATGGCTCTTGCTGGCATCCTGACAGAAGCTGAAATTGCTGCTGGCCTACAGAGCTGTCAAg CTGCTGATTCATTTGATTACAAAACCTTTTTTGCCAAAGTGGGTCTCAACTCTGAGTCCAAAGACCAGCTCACCAAAGTCTTCGGATTTCTTGACCAGGACAGGAGTGGCTTTATTGAGGAATATGAACTGAA ATTTTTCCTGCAGAATTTCTCAGCCAGTGCCAGAGCTTTGACTGATGCTGAGACCAAGGCGCCCCTGGTCGCAGGTGATAGTGATGGAGATGGTCAAATTGGAGTAGATG agttTCAAGCCTTGGTCAAATCTTAA